The Afipia massiliensis genome has a segment encoding these proteins:
- a CDS encoding ribonucleoside-diphosphate reductase subunit alpha: MSLSLEREAAKSAPLIQLRSESLAVPATTPPLQVIRRNGTVSPFDASKISIAMTKAFLAVEGHTAAASRRIHEVIEQLTNEVVGALTRRIGEGRTFHIEDVQDQVELALMRSEHHKVARAYVLYREERTRQRAEAEAAKPAKTSSEPQLHVTLGNGTRVPLDVDRLTLIIQEACANLDGVDAAPVLAETRRNLYDGISQDELALAGIMAARTLVELEPNYAYVSARLLLDKLRTEVLSFVHSAQINASQADMTARYAEYFPAYVKKGIEAELLDPELARYDLKRIAAALKPERDLSFQFLGLQTLYDRYFLHDDGNRIELPQAFFMRVAMGLAIREIDREARAIEFYNLLSSFDFMASTPTLFNSGTLRPQLSSCFLTTVADDLDGIFKSVKDNALLAKYSGGLGNDWTRVRGLGAHIKGTNGESQGVVPFLKVANDTAIAVNQGGKRKGAVCAYLETWHVDIEEFLDLRKNTGDDRRRTHDMNTANWVPDLFMQRVESDGEWTLFSPDETPDLHDLYGKAFAERYAFYEGKAARGEMRVFKKLRATDLWRRMLTMLFETGHPWITFKDPCNLRSPQQHVGVIHSSNLCTEITLNTSDDEVAVCNLGSVNLLNHVGEGGIDHVRLKRTISTAMRMLDNVIDINFYTIPEARRSNLQHRPVGLGLMGFQDALHALRIPMASDAAVTFADTSMEAISFHAITASVDLAAERGQYPSFKGSLWSRGILPIDSIEILAAARGGLDVDWSVTLDWTALRARVQSTGMRNSNVMAIAPTATISNICGVAQSIEPAYQNLYVKSNMSGDFTEVNEFLVRDLKARGLWDEVMVSDLKYFDGSVGSIDRVPDDLKLLYATAFEIDSAWLIEAAARRQKWIDQAQSLNLYIANPSGKKLDQLYRLAWARGLKTTYYLRSRSATHVEKSTLKGTDGKLNAVSSSSLAAMPVNKPIMVPQSSSAPDLSDAVACSIDNPDCEACQ; this comes from the coding sequence ATGTCTCTCTCTCTCGAACGCGAAGCCGCAAAATCCGCTCCTCTCATTCAGTTGCGTTCCGAGTCGCTGGCCGTCCCTGCCACCACACCGCCGTTGCAGGTCATCCGCCGCAACGGCACGGTCTCGCCGTTCGACGCGAGCAAGATCTCGATTGCGATGACCAAGGCGTTCCTCGCGGTCGAAGGGCACACCGCGGCGGCGTCGCGCCGCATTCACGAGGTCATCGAGCAACTGACGAACGAGGTCGTCGGCGCGCTGACCCGCCGGATCGGCGAGGGGCGCACCTTCCATATCGAGGATGTGCAGGATCAGGTCGAACTGGCGCTGATGCGCAGCGAACATCACAAGGTCGCTCGTGCCTATGTGCTCTATCGCGAGGAACGCACGCGCCAGCGCGCCGAGGCGGAAGCCGCAAAGCCCGCCAAGACTTCTTCCGAACCGCAACTGCATGTGACGCTGGGCAATGGCACGCGCGTGCCGCTCGATGTGGATCGCCTGACGCTGATCATTCAGGAAGCCTGCGCCAATCTTGACGGCGTCGATGCGGCACCGGTTCTCGCCGAGACGCGCCGCAACCTTTACGACGGCATTAGCCAGGATGAACTGGCGCTCGCGGGCATCATGGCTGCACGCACGCTGGTGGAACTGGAGCCGAACTACGCCTATGTCAGCGCGCGGCTGCTGCTCGACAAGCTGCGCACCGAAGTGCTGTCGTTTGTCCATTCCGCGCAGATCAACGCCTCGCAGGCCGACATGACGGCGCGCTATGCGGAGTACTTTCCGGCCTATGTCAAAAAGGGCATCGAGGCCGAGCTGCTCGATCCCGAACTGGCACGCTACGACCTGAAGCGGATCGCAGCGGCCTTGAAGCCGGAGCGCGATCTGTCGTTCCAGTTCCTCGGGCTGCAGACACTGTACGACCGCTATTTCCTGCATGACGACGGCAACCGCATCGAGCTGCCGCAGGCGTTTTTCATGCGCGTCGCGATGGGCCTTGCGATCCGCGAGATCGATCGCGAGGCGCGCGCCATCGAATTCTACAACCTGCTGTCGTCGTTCGACTTCATGGCGTCCACGCCGACGCTGTTCAATTCCGGCACGCTGCGGCCGCAACTGTCGTCCTGTTTCCTCACCACGGTGGCGGACGATCTCGACGGCATCTTCAAGTCGGTGAAGGACAATGCGCTGCTGGCGAAGTATTCCGGCGGCCTCGGCAACGACTGGACCCGCGTGCGTGGCCTCGGCGCTCACATCAAGGGCACCAACGGCGAAAGCCAGGGCGTGGTGCCGTTCCTGAAAGTCGCCAATGACACGGCCATCGCGGTCAATCAGGGCGGCAAGCGCAAGGGCGCGGTTTGCGCCTATCTCGAGACATGGCATGTCGACATCGAGGAATTCCTCGATCTGCGCAAGAACACCGGCGACGATCGCCGCCGCACCCACGACATGAACACCGCGAACTGGGTGCCGGATCTGTTCATGCAACGCGTCGAATCCGACGGCGAGTGGACGCTGTTCTCGCCGGACGAGACGCCGGACCTGCACGATCTTTACGGCAAGGCGTTTGCCGAGCGTTACGCCTTCTACGAGGGCAAGGCCGCGCGCGGCGAGATGCGGGTGTTCAAGAAGCTGCGTGCCACGGATCTGTGGCGTCGGATGCTGACCATGCTGTTCGAAACCGGGCATCCGTGGATCACCTTCAAGGACCCGTGCAACCTGCGCTCGCCGCAGCAGCATGTCGGCGTGATCCACTCGTCAAATCTCTGCACCGAAATCACGTTGAACACGTCGGATGACGAGGTTGCGGTGTGCAATCTCGGCTCGGTCAACCTGCTCAACCATGTGGGCGAGGGCGGGATCGATCATGTGCGGCTGAAGCGGACGATTTCGACCGCGATGCGGATGCTCGACAACGTCATCGACATCAATTTCTATACCATTCCGGAAGCGCGCCGCTCGAACCTGCAGCATCGTCCGGTCGGGCTCGGCCTGATGGGCTTTCAGGACGCGCTGCACGCGCTGCGAATCCCGATGGCGTCCGACGCTGCCGTCACGTTCGCTGACACCAGCATGGAAGCGATTTCGTTCCACGCCATCACAGCGTCGGTCGATCTTGCAGCCGAGCGCGGACAGTATCCGTCGTTCAAGGGGTCGCTGTGGAGCAGGGGCATCCTGCCGATCGACTCGATTGAAATTCTGGCGGCCGCCCGCGGCGGCCTTGATGTGGACTGGTCGGTGACGCTGGACTGGACGGCGCTGCGCGCGCGGGTGCAATCCACCGGCATGCGCAACTCCAACGTGATGGCGATTGCGCCGACCGCAACCATCTCCAACATCTGCGGCGTGGCGCAGTCGATCGAGCCCGCCTACCAGAACCTCTACGTCAAATCGAACATGTCGGGCGACTTCACCGAGGTGAACGAATTCCTCGTTCGTGATCTCAAGGCGCGCGGCCTGTGGGACGAGGTGATGGTGTCCGATCTGAAATACTTCGACGGCAGCGTCGGCTCCATCGACCGCGTGCCGGACGATCTGAAGCTGCTCTATGCAACCGCGTTCGAGATCGACAGCGCATGGCTGATCGAGGCGGCAGCGCGGCGGCAGAAGTGGATCGATCAGGCGCAGTCGCTCAACCTCTATATCGCCAATCCATCGGGCAAAAAGCTCGATCAGCTGTACCGGCTGGCATGGGCGCGCGGCCTGAAGACGACCTACTACCTGCGCTCGCGCAGCGCCACGCACGTGGAGAAATCGACGCTCAAGGGCACCGACGGCAAGCTCAACGCGGTGTCGTCGTCGTCGCTCGCGGCCATGCCGGTGAACAAGCCCATCATGGTGCCGCAGTCGTCATCCGCGCCGGATCTGTCGGATGCAGTGGCGTGCTCCATCGACAATCCCGACTGCGAGGCGTGCCAGTAG
- a CDS encoding ribonucleotide-diphosphate reductase subunit beta, protein MLDWSETSPKAANTLPPILTGQSAAIDQTGLDSTGLDSTGLGTIDRKGGRVSVDDKAMINCRADVNQLLPLKYKWAWEKYLAGCNNHWMPTEVSMQADIALWKSRDGLTEDERRAIKRNLGFFAASESLVANNIVLAIYRHLTNPECRQYLLRQAFEEAVHTHTFQYIVESLGLDEGELFNMYREVPSITDKAAWALKHTQNLENPDFKTGTPESDQAFLRDLVAFYVIFEGMWFYTGFAQILSLGRRNKMVGIAEQYQYILRDESIHLNFGIDVINQIKMENPHLWTREFQDEIRGMIREAAELEAAYSRDTMPRGFLGLNAALCEQYMHFIANRRCAQLGLTRVFDETDNPFPWMSEAMDLKKEKNFFETRVIEYQNGGALSWE, encoded by the coding sequence ATGCTCGACTGGTCCGAAACCTCACCCAAAGCCGCCAACACGCTCCCGCCAATCCTGACCGGCCAATCCGCAGCGATTGACCAGACCGGACTTGATTCAACAGGACTTGATTCAACAGGGCTTGGCACCATCGACCGCAAGGGCGGGCGCGTGTCGGTCGATGACAAGGCGATGATCAACTGCCGCGCCGACGTCAACCAGTTGCTGCCGCTGAAATACAAATGGGCGTGGGAGAAGTATCTTGCCGGCTGCAACAACCACTGGATGCCAACCGAAGTTTCGATGCAGGCCGATATCGCGCTGTGGAAATCGCGCGACGGCCTCACCGAGGACGAGCGCCGCGCGATCAAGCGTAATCTCGGATTCTTCGCGGCCTCCGAGAGCCTCGTCGCCAACAACATCGTGCTGGCGATCTATCGCCATCTGACCAATCCCGAATGCCGCCAGTACCTGCTGCGTCAGGCGTTTGAGGAGGCGGTGCACACGCACACGTTTCAGTACATCGTCGAAAGTCTCGGCCTCGACGAGGGCGAGCTGTTCAACATGTACCGCGAGGTGCCGTCGATCACCGACAAGGCGGCCTGGGCGCTGAAGCACACGCAGAATCTCGAGAACCCGGACTTCAAGACCGGCACGCCGGAATCCGATCAGGCGTTTCTGCGCGATCTCGTCGCGTTCTACGTGATCTTCGAGGGCATGTGGTTCTACACAGGTTTTGCGCAGATCCTGTCGCTCGGCCGCCGCAACAAGATGGTCGGCATCGCCGAACAGTATCAGTACATCCTGCGCGATGAATCGATTCACCTGAACTTCGGCATCGATGTCATCAACCAGATCAAGATGGAAAATCCGCACCTGTGGACGCGCGAATTTCAGGACGAGATCCGCGGCATGATCCGCGAGGCCGCCGAACTGGAGGCCGCCTACAGCCGCGACACCATGCCGAGGGGATTTCTGGGGCTGAACGCCGCGCTGTGCGAGCAGTACATGCACTTCATCGCCAACCGCCGCTGCGCCCAGCTTGGGCTCACGCGCGTATTCGACGAGACGGACAATCCGTTCCCTTGGATGTCGGAGGCGATGGACCTGAAGAAGGAGAAGAACTTCTTCGAGACCCGCGTGATCGAATACCAGAACGGCGGCGCGCTAAGCTGGGAATGA